TTCGAGTGCTACGACATCTCCCACCTGAACAACCTGGCCCACTTCCACGCCCGCGGCCTGGCCCGCGGCCCGCTGTTCGTTCAGTCCGTCTTCGGCCTGCTCGGCGGGATCGGGGCGCACCCGGAAGACCTGATGCACATGCGCCGCACCGCGGACCGGCTGCTGGGCGACGACTACGAGTGGTCCATCCTGGGCGCGGGCAAGAACCAGATGCCGCTGGCCACGATCGGCGCGGCCATGGGCTCGCACGTCCGGGTGGGCCTGGAGGACTCGCTCTGGATCGGCCCGGGCCAGCTGGCCACGTCCAACGCCCAGCAGGTCACCCGGATCCGCACCATCCTGGAGGCGCTCAACTTCGAGATCGCCACCCCGGACGAGGCCCGCGAAATGCTGCAGCTCAAGGGCCGCGACAAGGTGGGATTCTAGGCCCGTGAGCATCCTCGTTGCCCCCGACAGCTTCAAGGGAACTTTCGCGGCCGCGCAGGTCAGCGCCCACATCGCCGCCGGGATCCGCGCTGCCGGCGCGGCTGCAGTCGAACTGCCCGTGGCCGACGGCGGCGAGGGGACCTTCGAGGTGCTGGTCCGGGGACTCGATGCCCGTCCGGTCCGGGTCCGCACCGTGGGCCCCTGGGGCGACGACGTCGAGACCGCAGTCGCGCTGACGCCGGACGGCAGCGCCGTCATCGAACTCGCCTTTGCCAGCGGGCTGAACCTGCCCGCCTCCGGCGACCGGGACCCCGTGCAGGCCAGCACCTACGGCACCGGGGTGATGATGGCGGAGGCCGTCCGGCTCGGGGCGCGGCGCCTGCTGGTGGCCGCCGGCGGCTCCGCCACGACCGACGGCGGGGCCGGCGCCATCGCCGCCATCGAGGAGCGCGGCGGGCTACACGGCGCCGAGGTGGTGGTGCTCAGCGACGTGACCACCCGCTTCGGCGACGCCGCCCGGGTCTTCGGCCCGCAGAAGGGCGCCGGCCCGGCCACGGTGGAGACACTCACGCGGCGGCTCGAAGACCTGGCGGAAGGGTTTGCCCGCGAGTTGGGCCGTGACCCGCGCCCGGTGGAGCGCACCGGGGCCGCCGGCGGGTTCTCCGGCGGCATGTGGGCGAAGTACGGCGCCCGGCTGGTGTCCGGCGCGGACCTCGTCCTGGACCTGCTCGGCTTCGATGCGCAGGCCGCTGCCAGCTCCGCGGTGGTGGTGGGCGAAGGCCGGCTGGACTCCCAGACCAGCCAGGGCAAGATTATCGCCGCCGTCCTGGCTCGGAGCGGCACGACGCCGGTATACGCCGTCGTCGGCTCAGTCCATGATGACCTGGGTGACTTTGCGGACAACTTCGCGGACGTCATCGTGGCCAGCGACGCCGAAGCCCTGGTGGCGGCGGGGGCGCGGCTGGCCCGCGCCACCGGACATGCCCGTCGCTGACACGCGCGGTTGGGCACGCCCGTCCCTGACACGCGCGGTTGGACATGTCCGTCCCTGAAACCCGGGAATGGGCATGTCCGTCTCCGGGCAAGGCCAGCCGGAGATTGATTCGTCCGCACTCGGGCCTTGGCATGGACATGTCCGTCCCCGCCCCCGGCCCAGGGACATAACCCCGCCATGTCCATCCTTCGAGCCGAGCAATGGGCATGTCCCCGGGATGGCTGCCCGAGGGTTGGGCATGCCCGGTTGCGAGGCCGAGGGATGGGCATGCCCGTCACAAAGAAGCGATCCGGCGGTCGGCTCCCCCAAGGAACCGACCACCGGATCGAATAATGGCTACGCAGAAAGTCTGTCACACGTTTGACAACTTTGTCACACGCCGCGCGGGCGGGGCTGGCCGGACCTCTGTACGCTGGGACGCATGAGTGAGACTTCGACCCCCGAGCACGGCCGGCGCAGCGTTTTCCTGGACAAAGAGCACCCTGCGGCATGGCGAGCCCTCAATGGCTTGGGCCTCAAAGTCAAGGAATCCGCCACCGAGGCAGGCCTGGACGAGACCCTGATCGAGCTGCTGAATGTGCGCATCTCGCAGATCAACGGCTGCGCCTTCTGCCTGGACCTGCACGTGGGGGACGCAGTCAAGAACGGCGAATCGGCCCAGCGGCTGGCGGTGCTCCCGGCTTGGCGTGACACGGACCTTTTTACCGAGAAGGAACGTGCCGCCCTGACCCTGGCCGAGGCGATCACCAACATCGCGGACGCCGCCGCCCGCGAGCACGAGGGCCGCCTGGCGCGCAAACACCTCAGCGACGACGAATTTTCCGCCATCAGTTGGCTCGCCATTACGATGAACGCCTTCAACCGGGTCTCGATCGTCAGCCAGCACCCGGTCCGCAACAAGGCCAGCAAAGCCAAGGACCAAAGCACTCAACCCGGGTAGCCTTCGGACCACTGCGCACGGCCGCGTGTCAGGGGATCAGCCGGTCCGCCCGGAGCCGGTCGAACAGCCCCGTGAACGAGTCCAAGGTCCGGCGGTACCCGGTGAAACCCGCGAGGCGGCTCCTGCTCATGTCGGCCAGCACCTCGATGTTTCGTCCCAGATCGCCGTCGGTGTGCCACCACGAGGAAACCCGCGCGAGGTCCAGCTCGACGAGCCCGTGCCCGGAGGCCATGTCCGCCCACACCCCTTCCATGCCCCGCATTTGCTCTTCGAGCGGCCGGGGCTCTTTCTCGAAACCGACGCCCTCTACGCCGAAGTAGGCGGCCAGGCGCGGCCACATCCATCGCCAGCGGAAGACGTCGCCATTGACAATGTTGTAGGCCTGGTCGCCCGCTGACTCCGCCGTGGCTGCCCAGACCATGTGTTCTGCCAGCAGTCCGCTGGCGGTCATGTCGGTGAGGCTGTTCCATTGCGTTTCGGAGCCGGGGAAGATGAACGGCCGGTTCAGTTCCTTGCAGATCGACGCCTGCACCGCGAGGGTGAGCCCCATGTTCATGGCGTTGCCTACCGCGTGGCCAATCACCGTGTGGGCGCGGTGAACCGACCAGCTGAATCCCTGGCGTGCCGCTGCGGCCCACAGTTCGTCTTCCTGGGCGTAGTAGAAGTTGGGCACCGGGAGCCGGGGCTCCTCCTCATGGAAGGGCGTGTCCGGCATCTCCCCCGCGGCATAAGCCTCGAACGGGCCCAGATAGTGCTTCAGCCCGGTCATCAGGGCCACATGCTTCACCGGGCTGTCCTGCAGTGCGTTGAGCAGGTTCCGCAGCAGCGCGGCGTTGACGTCGATGTTTTCGCGTTCCGTGTCCTGCCGCGACCACGCTGTGAAGAACACGTGGGTCGGGTTTTCTCCGGCGAGCGCGGCTGCGAGGCTCTCCGGAGAGGTGAGGTCCGCACTGACGGGCCGCACACCGGGTCGGGCAACGCCGCCGCGGGACAGGGCCAGGACGTCCCAGCCTGTTTCCGCAAGGAGGGCGACGAGGGCGGAGCCGGCGATGCCGCTGGCTCCGACCACCAGAGCGGTGCGTCCATGGGCCGGGGCTGAGTTGTGCTGCACGTGATTCCTCCTGGTTGCGGGGCAAGCCTCTTTCCACCCTAGGCCGGGTAGATCGACACCGCGGCCGCCTTGACCACAAAGTAGGCCCGCACCCCCGGTGCCAGGCCAAGATCGGCCGACGCGGCGGGGGTGACGTCCGCGGACAGCTCACCGGCCCGGACGCGGATCTGGTCACCGTGGGGTTCCAGGTCGGTGACGGTGACCGGGAAGGAGTTGCGCGGGCTGCCGTGCGCTTCGTCGAGGAAGACGGAGACGGCCGACGGCGGGAAGGCCGCCACGCCGCTCTGGCCGGGAACCGGCGGATCCTCGTGCCTGCCGGCGAAGTCCTGGCCCGCGGCGGTCCGGAGCCCCGTCCGGGTGACAGTCCCGGCCACGAGGTTCAACCCGGCCAGCCCTGCGGCGAAGCGGCTGCGGGGCCGCTGCAGCACGTCCCGGGTGGGGCCGTCCTCGGTGATCCGGCCCCCCTCCAGCACGATCACCCGATCGGCGAGCATGTAGGCGTCCAGCACATCGTGCGTAACGATGATGGCCCGGCGCCGGGCCAGGACCCGTTTCAGCAGGCGCCGCAGCAGCGGCGCGGCGTGGACGTCGAGGGCAGCCATCGGCTCGTCCAGCAGCAGCAGCCCCGGGTCGGCGGCCAGCGCCCGGGCCACCGCCACCCGCTGGGCCTGGCCCCCGGAGAGTTCCGCGGGCCGACGGCCGGCAAGATCCGAGGCGTCGACCTCCACCAGCCAGCCCCTGGCTGCTTCCCTCGCCTGGGCCCGTGGAACACCGGCGCTCCGGGGACCGAACGCGACGTTTTCGAGCGCGCTCAGGTGCGGGAACAGCAGCGGTTCCTGGGCCAGCAGGGCGGTGCCGCGGCGGTGCGGCGGGGTCCAGGTGCTCTGCCCGGGCCCGAGCTCGAAGAGGACCCGTCCGTCCACCTCCGCCCGGCCGGTATCGGGGCGGAGCAGGCCGGCCACCACGGAGAGCAGGGTGGACTTGCCGGCCCCGTTCGGCCCAAGCACCGCCACGGTCTCCGCTTCCCCGAGGGCCAGCGAGACATCAAAGCCGCGGGCAGCGACGGCGGCGTCGAACGTGAACGTCATGGCCGCTCCCGCCCCGCCGCCGCAGGGCTGGGCGCAGCGCTGGCCGCCGGGCGCCCGGCGGGCGAGGGGCCGCGGTAGCTCAGCCCGACGACGATGACCGCCACCGCGACGAGCAGCAGCGAGAGTGCGACGGCGGCGTCGGCGTCAGTTTCGCGCTGCAGGTAGATCTCCAGCGGCAGGGTGCGGGTGACGCCCTGGAGACTGCCGGCGAAAGTGAGGGTGGCGCCGAATTCGCCGAGGCTGCGGGCGAAGGAGAGGACCGCTCCGGACGCGAGGCCGGGCAGCACCAGCGGCAGGGTGACACGGCGCAGCACGGTGGTGGGGCGGGCGCCGAGAGTGGCGGCCACGGCTTCGTACCGGCTTCCCGCGGAGCGGAGGGCACCCTCGAGGCTGACCACGAGGAACGGCAACGCCACGAAGGCCTGGGCGAGCACCACCGCCGTCGTCGAGAACGCGACCTGGATCCCGGCGACCTCGAGGCTCCGGCCCAGCAGCCCCTGCCGGCCGAAGGTATAAAGCAGGGCGATGCCGCCCACCACCGGGGGCAGCACCAGCGGCAGCAGCACGAAGGAGCGCAGCAGCCGCTGGCCCGGGAAGTCAGCGCGGGCCAGCACCAGGGCCAGCGGGACCCCGAGGAGCACACAGAGCGCGGTGCTCGCCGCGGCCGTCCGCAGGCTCAGTCCCAGGGCGGTGAGCGAGGCGTCCGAGGTCAGGAGCGGGATGAACTGTGCCCACTTGACCCGGGCCACCATGGCCGCGAGCGGCAGCAGGATAAACAGGGCCCCGGCGGCGGCGATACCCAGCACCCAGCGCGGAATGCCGCTGTAGCCGTGCCGCGTCACGGGCGGCCGAAGCCCGCGTCGGCGAGGATCTTCTGCCCCTCGGATCCGGTGACCAGGGCGACGAAGGCTGCCGCGAGCTCCTTGTTCCTGCTCGCGCTCACCCCGGCAATCGGATATTTGTTGACGGCATAAGCGGACTCGGGGAAGGCGATCCCCTTGACCTTGTCTCCGGCGGCCTTGACGTCGGTGACGTAGACGAGCCCGGCGTCGGCCTCCCCGGAAGTGACTTTGCCCAGCACATCCGTGACGGCGGATTCCTCGCTGACCGGCTTCAGCGCCACGCCGGCCCGGCCCGCAATCGTCGCGGCGGCCGCACCGCAGGGGACCTGGGCCGCGCAGACCACCAGCCTGGTCCCCGGCCTGGCGAGATCGGCGAAGGAGCCGATGTTCGCGGGGTTGGCCGGCGGGACGGCGATGGTCAGGACGTTGCTGGCGAAGTCGCTGGGAGCACCCTCCACCAGGGCGGCGTCCGCGACTTTGGCCATATTCTTCCGGTCCGCAGAGGCGAAGACATCCGCCGGGGCGCCCTGGCTGAGCTGGGTGGCGAGGTCGGCGGACCCTGCGAAGCTGAGCGCGACCCTGGTCCCGGGGTGGCTGGCCTCAAACTCCCGGGCCAACGCCGTGAACGGCGCCTTCAGCGACGCCGCGGCGAACACCGTCAGGGTTTTGCCGGCCCCGCTCCCGCCGTCGGGGGCGGCACAGCCGGCGGCCCCGGCTGCCAGGGCCACCGCCAGCAGGAGCGCGGCTGCCTTGCCGTGCCGTCTCATATCAAGGCCCTTCCGTGCGGGCTTTCGATGATCACCGTCGTGGCCTTGACGACGGCGGTGGCCACCGAGCCGAGTTCAAGCCCCAGTTCGCGGACTGCCTCGCTGCTCATCAGGGAGACAACCCGGAACGGCCCGCACTGCAGTTCCACCTGGGCCATGACGGTGTCCGCGGTGATGGCGGTGACCAGCCCGACAAAACGGTTCCGGGCCGAGCTCCCGGCCCGGGCCGGGTCATCCGGAAGTTTCGCCTGCTCCCGGGCGAGGGTCGCGAGCTCCAGACCGTCGACCGCGAGCCGGCCCGACTCATCCTTGAGCGGCGTAAGGCTGCCATTCTCGGTCCAGCGCCGGACAGTGTCGTCGCTGACGCCGAGGAACCGCGCGGCTTCGGAAACGCGAATACGAGTCATACGGACACTGTAGTCCGTATTTGCGTCAATCTACTCGGCCGAAGCCCTCATCTTCGGGACACGCCGGGGTTGCGGCGGGAAGCGGGAAGCTGTAGCCCTGCCCGTCCATCAGCCGTACGATTTTGGGGTGGGGTGGAGCCGCGGTCGGCTAGGGAGCACTGCCATGAAATGGGTCAGGCCGGACAGCACGGATTATGACGAAACTCGAAAGCTCTTCAACGCGATGATCGACCGGCGCCCGGCCGTCATCGCCCAATGCGCGGATGCAGCCGACGTGGCCGATGCCTTGGCCTACGCCCGGGACAACAGCCTCGACGTCGCGGTCCGGGCCGGCGGCCATTCCGTGGCCGGCATGTCCACCAACGACGACGGGCTGGTGGTGGATGTCCGGCCGATGAAGTCCATCACGGTGGATCGGGAGAACCAGACCGTCTCGGTGGGGGCCGGCGTCAACTGGGGCGAGTTCGACCGCGCCACCCAGGAACACGGCCTCGCCACCACCGGTGGACGGGCCTCCAGCACCGGGGTGGCCGGATTCACCCTGGGCGGCGGCTCGGGGTGGCTGGAACGCTCGTTCGGCTTCGCCTGCGACAACCTGCTGTCGGTGGACCTCGTGACGGCGGCGGGCGAACGCGTCACCGCAAGCGCGCAGGAGAACCCCGAACTTTTCTGGGCGCTGCACGGGGGCGGCGGGAACTTCGGCGTCGCGACCGGCTTTACTTTCCGGCTACACGAGCTGGGGCCCACGGTGCAGGCCGGCCTGATGCTCTGGCCCGGGGCCGCCTCCGCGGACCTCGCGCGTGCCTACCGGGACCTTTCGCTGGCCGCGCCGGACGCCGTCGGCAGTGCCCTCGTCTACCTGACGGCGCCGCCGGAACCTTTTGTCCCGGAGGACATGGTCGGCAAGCAGGCCGTTGGCCTCGCCTACCTCTACGCCGGCGATCCGGCTGCCGGGGCTGAGCACGCTGCCCCTTTCCGCGAACTCGGCCCGGCCGTGGACCTGGTCGGCGACATGAACTACGCCGACTTCCAGTGCATGATCGACGACCCGCCCAACCTCTACAACTACTGGAGTGCGGACTACCACGACGAGTTGCCGGACGCAGCCCTGGACGTGATCGTGGACTCGGCGCGGCGCCTTCCGGGCGCGCACTCCCAGCAGCTCGTCGCCCGCTGGGGCGGCGCGGTCGCGGGACCGGCCGCCGCCGGCACGCCGCTGCAGAACCGCGGCGCCAAGTGGGTCACGCACCCCTTCGGCATCGAGGAGACGCCGGAGGGCGGCCAGCAGGCCAAAGCCTGGGTGAAGAGGTTCCGCCAGGACATCGCCCCGTACGCCAACGGCGGCGTGTGGCTGAACTTCGTTGGGGACGAGGGCGCGGACCGCGTGCGGGCGGCCTTCGGCGAGGACAACTACGCCCGGCTGGCGCGGGTAAAGCGCGAGTTTGATCCGGGCAACGTCTTCCGCGGCAACCAGAACATCCTGCCGGCCGCCTCGTAGACTGCCTGCATGATCTACCTTGATCCGCCGTTGTGGCCCGCGCACGGGACCCACTTTTCGCACCTCATCTCCGACAACTCCCTGGCCGAACTGCATGCCTTCGCCCGCGCCGCGGGCATCCCTGAGCGGGCGTTCGACGGCGACCACTACGACGTGGCCGAGGCCCGCTACGGGGCGCTCGTGGCCGCGGGCGCGGTCCCGGTGGAGGGCCGGGTCCTGGTCCGCAAGCTGATCGAAAGCGGCCTGCGGATCCCGGCGCGGCGGCGCAATGGATCCCTGAAGCTGCCGCTGCTGACCCGGTGGAACGAGGTGCTCCCGGGCCACGATGCGCTCTTCCTGGACCTGCTGGACCGCTGGGGAGAGGAGCACCGGAAGTACCACGGCCGCACGCATCTGCTCGCCGTGCTGGAGGCCCTCGACCTGCTGGCGGCGCCGGCACGCCCGTCCCGGACCGTACTGCTCGCGGCCTGGTTCCATGACGCCGTCTACCGCGGCATCGCCGGCGAAGACGAAGAAGAATCGGCCCGGCTTGCGGAGGAACGGCTGGAGCACGCCCGGATGCCGGCGGACGAGGTGGAGGAGGTCGCGCGGCTGGTCAGGATGACGGCGGAGCACCGACCGGATCCCGACGACGAGCCGGCCGCCCTGCTCAGCGATGCCGATCTCTCCGTCCTGGCCGGGGAGCCGGCGGCCTACGCCCGCTACCTCGCGGCCGTCCGGGAAGACTTCGCGCACATCGGCGACGCCGACTTCGCCGCCGGGCGCGCCGCCGTCGTCCGCCAGCTGCTGGAGCTGGACCCGCTCTTCCACACCGCACGCGGCCGCGAGCTGTGGCAGGACGCGGCCCGGCGAAACCTGCAAAGCGAACTGGACTAGTCCGGTTCCGGCGCCCGAGCGCCGGGCAATAGACGGCGACCCCTTGCGCCACAAAGGGCTAGATTGCTAGCATCCTAGCCATGACAGAGAAAGTGCAGTTCAACGTCTATCTGCCGGCGCCGCTGGTGAAGCGGGTCAAGCACGCCGCCATCGAGGAGGGCCTGTCATTGTCCGCCTTTGTGGAAGAGGTATTGGCCCGGACCCTGGACTCGAAGAAAGGCAACAGCGAATGAGAATCACCCCGATCCGCTTCGTGCGCGACGTTGAGGCCTCCCGCGCCTTCTACGCAGTGCTGGGCCTGGCTGAACGGACTGAGGCGACGAGCGGCACCTGGGCCGACCTCGGTGCGGCCGGCGGCTCGCTGGGACTGCACGTCGCACGGCACCCCGGAACGCACGACGACGCCGGAGCGGTGGCCCTGCAGTTCACCAGCGACGAGCGCCTCGACGCGGTGGCGGAGCGCCTGGCCGCCGCCGGCTACGAGCCCTCGCCCATCGTGGACGAAACTTTCGGACGCTTCTTTACCGTGCAGGATCCGGACGGCTACCGCATCCAGGTCAACGAGGCCGACGAGGACCTTCAGGGTCTCAGCTACGAAATCCGCGAGTCCGCGGCGCTGAAACCGTAGCCGCAATCACGTCGCGGGGTCACTTAGGTGCCGCGGCGGAGATATTCGGCAAGTCGGTCGAAGGACTCCCGCCAGCCGGTGCCGTTGCTGTCCCGGTTTTCCGCCGAGTCAAAGGGCCCCTGCGTGAACGTCATCCGGGTGCCGCCGTCGATCTCCTCCAGCCGGAACGCCACCTCGGTCTCGAAGCCCCTGGTCCCATCCGGCTTGTCCCAGGCATGGGTGAACACGAACAGATGGGGCGGCTCGATGTCCGTGTGGACGCCGCTCCACCAGTACTCCTGCCCGGTGGCGTCCTGGACCAGGCAGGCGCGGTAGAGGCCGCCGATTTCAAGGTCGGCGTCGATGCTTTCCCGCGGGGCGTGGAACCCCCGCGGACCCCACCATGCGGGCGCCTGGTCCGCGTCGGTCAGGGCTGACCAGACCGCCGCGATCGGGACCTGGAACTCGCGGGTGATGACCAGCATCAGCTCATCGTCGCTGGGCGATCCTTCCGGAAACGTTGACTCTGGCACTGCGCTCTTCCTCGGTTTCCTCGTGGTGGTGGGCCCGGGCCGGCCTTAGCGGTAGCCGGTCACAAAGGGCCGATCGGTGGGAACGATCTGCTTGCCCAGCGGCATCAGTGACACCGGGATGAGCTTGAGGTTGGCGATGGCCAGCGGGATGCCGATGATGGTGATCGCCATGGCGAACGCCGTAATGACGTGACCGATCGCGATCCAGATGCCGGCCACTAGCAGCCAGATGACGTTTCCGAGCAGGGTAAAGACGCCGTTGCCGCCGGGCTTGTCCACCACCATGCGGCCAAAGGGCCACAGGGTGTAGGAGGCGATCCGGAACGAAGCCAACCCCCACGGAATGGTGATGACCAGCAGGCAGCAGACGATGCCGGCAAGGAAGTATCCCAGCGCCAGCCAGAGGCCACCGAAAACCAGCCAGATGATGTTGAGCAGTGTCTTCATGGCTCCATTGTCTCCCGCCGGCCGAGGATCCGGATCAGGGGTTTGCCCTGAGCCGCCCCTGAATCAGGCCTGTTTGACCATCGCCGCTTCGACGTTGATCTTGACCTTGTCGCTGACCAGCAGTCCGCCGGCTTCGAGGGCGGCGTTCCAGGTCAGCCCGAATTCCTTGCGGCTGATGTCGGCCTCGGCACTGAAGCCTGCGCGGGTCGCGCCGAAAGGGTCCACCGCGACGCCGGTGAACTCGACTTCCAGCTCCACCGGCTTGGTGACGCCCCGGATGGTGAGGTCACCGGTGAGCACGTAGTCCTCGCCGTCGCCCCTGACCGACGTCGCGCGGAATGTCATCTCGGGGAAGTTCTCGACGTCGAAGAAGTCGGGTCCGCGCACGTGGCTGTCGCGGTTGGCGTCGCCGGAATCGAAGCTGGCGGTCTTGATGGTGGCGTGCAGGCTGGCGTCGGCGAGGGAATCCCGGACGCGCGCCTCCGCCGAGGCCTCGTTGAAGCGGCCGCGGACTTTGCTGATTCCGGCGTGGCGGACACTGAAACCGATCTCACTGTGGGACATGTCCAACGTCCAGACACCGGGGGTTAATCCTTCGGGCAGGGTCATCGCCGTTTCTCCTTCGCATCTATGGCGGGCATGCCCGCCGGAACGGAAGTCCCAAGAAGCATGCTAACGAGGAAGCCCGGGTGGCGATAGATGTGCCGCCGGCCGCCGGGCACTGCGGCCAGCCGCCAGCAGCCCCATGACCTCTGGCTTCGGCCACGCGGCCGGGCTTACCCTAGGGCTAGCAGCCGCCGAGTTGTCCGTCGCTGCCTGGTCCCGCTGGCCGGGCTCAGACTCTTGATGTGAGGAATCGTGGCCGGATCATCCCTTTCACCGCGCAGGACAGGCGCTGCGGCGGCCCTGCTAGCGGCAGGCCTGCTGCTCGCCGCGTGCACCCCGGAGATTCCGCAGCCACCGCCGTCCAGTTCGGCGGGGCCTCCGACGTCGCCCGCCTCGCCGGTGCCCTCGCTCCCGCCCATCGAGGGCTCCTCCGTGCATTTCACCGCCCAGGGGGACACCGGCGTCGGTTCCGGCGCCCGGAAGGTGCTGGACGTGATCGCGCAGATCAAACCGCAAATGACCCTGGCCCTCGGGGATTACACCTACAAAGCGGGAATCGAGCAGCAGTTCTGCGACCTGGTGACCGAAAAGCTCGGGGCCGGCTTCCCCTACGAGGTCGTCACCGGCAACCACGAGAGTGACGGCCACGAGGGGGACATCGCCAACATCGTCAAGTGCCTGCCCAACAGGCTGCCCGGACTGCAGGGCGAATACGGCACGCAGTGGTACGTGGACGTCCCCGAAAAGAACCCGGTGGTGCGGATCGTCATGGTCTCGCCCGGCATCGACTTCCGCGGCGGGAAGCCGCTGGACTACTCCCGGGGCAGCGAGCGCTGGCGGTGGACCGCGGACGCGCTGGACGGGGCCAAGGCCCGCAATATCCCCTGGACGGTGGTGGGCATGCATGCCCCGTGCTTCAGCCTGGGCAACTACGGCTGCCAGCCCGGCGAGGAGTTCACCAACATGCTGATCGAGAAGAAGGTGGACCTGGTCCTGTCCGGCCACGACCACGTGTACCAGCGCACGCACCAGCTGGGCCTTTCCGGAGGCTGCCCCGGCCTGGTCCCGACATCGTTCTCGGCACAGTGCCTGGCCGACACGGACAACACCATGGTGCAGGGGGCCGGGACGGTCTTTGTGGGCGTCGGCATCGGCGGCATCGGACACTACAACGTCCACGACGACGACCCCGAAGTCGGGTATTTCGCCAGCTGGTCAGGCAAGAACCGCAACGCCACGCTGGGCACCCTGGACGTAACGGCGGGGCAGGATTCCTTGACCGCGAGACTGGTTCCGGCCGAAGGCTACAGCCACACCGACGCCTTCGAGATCCGCCGGAGGTAGCCGGTCAGAGCCGTGACCAGACAGCGATCCAGTCCAGTTGGACATGCCCCTGGGTCTGCGGCGCCGGGCACTTCGGGAGGCAGGCCTCGGTCTGCAGGATGAAGTGCATCGGCGTGGCGGGGACATGGGTGGTGCTGACCCCCAGGGTTCGTCCGTCGAGCAGGAACTCCACCCGTCCCGGACTCCACTCGGTGGTGGCGACGTGCCAGGACGTGAACTTCGACGTCGACATGAACAAGTCCGAGGCCGTGGGGTCCGGGTTCGCCCAGTGCGCTGCGCCGTAGATAGCGTCGCCCAGGTCCCCTTCGGGAAAGTCGATCTCGCCGTCCCGCGGCCAGACCCCGCTGTCCGGCCAAAAGAGCCACGCCGTCTTGTACCCGGCCAGCGAATCGGCTTTGAACCGCACCGAAACCCGGCCGTAGAGCAGGCTGTTCGCCCGCGGCGGCGAGGTGCTCGCGTTCGGGATCCTGGGCGTGGGGGCGGCCCCCATGAACACCCCGTTTTCCGAGTGCACGAACCAGTCCAGGACGCCGTTGGCCACACTGAGCACCTTGGTCGGGTAATAGCCGGATTTGCCTCCGCTGGCCTGGCCCGCAGTGTCCGGCGTCCCGTCCTTGTACCCGGCGCTCCAGCGCGCCTGGTAGGCGGGCCCCGGGAAAGCCCCGAGCGGGACATCGCCCTGGGTGAAGTCCTCGGCGAAAACCTGTTTCCAGCCGGGCAAATCCCCCACCGGCATGGACTGCAGCGCGGCCAGTTC
The nucleotide sequence above comes from Arthrobacter sp. KBS0702. Encoded proteins:
- a CDS encoding sulfate/molybdate ABC transporter ATP-binding protein, which translates into the protein MTFTFDAAVAARGFDVSLALGEAETVAVLGPNGAGKSTLLSVVAGLLRPDTGRAEVDGRVLFELGPGQSTWTPPHRRGTALLAQEPLLFPHLSALENVAFGPRSAGVPRAQAREAARGWLVEVDASDLAGRRPAELSGGQAQRVAVARALAADPGLLLLDEPMAALDVHAAPLLRRLLKRVLARRRAIIVTHDVLDAYMLADRVIVLEGGRITEDGPTRDVLQRPRSRFAAGLAGLNLVAGTVTRTGLRTAAGQDFAGRHEDPPVPGQSGVAAFPPSAVSVFLDEAHGSPRNSFPVTVTDLEPHGDQIRVRAGELSADVTPAASADLGLAPGVRAYFVVKAAAVSIYPA
- a CDS encoding FAD-binding oxidoreductase, which produces MKWVRPDSTDYDETRKLFNAMIDRRPAVIAQCADAADVADALAYARDNSLDVAVRAGGHSVAGMSTNDDGLVVDVRPMKSITVDRENQTVSVGAGVNWGEFDRATQEHGLATTGGRASSTGVAGFTLGGGSGWLERSFGFACDNLLSVDLVTAAGERVTASAQENPELFWALHGGGGNFGVATGFTFRLHELGPTVQAGLMLWPGAASADLARAYRDLSLAAPDAVGSALVYLTAPPEPFVPEDMVGKQAVGLAYLYAGDPAAGAEHAAPFRELGPAVDLVGDMNYADFQCMIDDPPNLYNYWSADYHDELPDAALDVIVDSARRLPGAHSQQLVARWGGAVAGPAAAGTPLQNRGAKWVTHPFGIEETPEGGQQAKAWVKRFRQDIAPYANGGVWLNFVGDEGADRVRAAFGEDNYARLARVKREFDPGNVFRGNQNILPAAS
- a CDS encoding glycerate kinase yields the protein MSILVAPDSFKGTFAAAQVSAHIAAGIRAAGAAAVELPVADGGEGTFEVLVRGLDARPVRVRTVGPWGDDVETAVALTPDGSAVIELAFASGLNLPASGDRDPVQASTYGTGVMMAEAVRLGARRLLVAAGGSATTDGGAGAIAAIEERGGLHGAEVVVLSDVTTRFGDAARVFGPQKGAGPATVETLTRRLEDLAEGFARELGRDPRPVERTGAAGGFSGGMWAKYGARLVSGADLVLDLLGFDAQAAASSAVVVGEGRLDSQTSQGKIIAAVLARSGTTPVYAVVGSVHDDLGDFADNFADVIVASDAEALVAAGARLARATGHARR
- a CDS encoding ABC transporter permease, with amino-acid sequence MTRHGYSGIPRWVLGIAAAGALFILLPLAAMVARVKWAQFIPLLTSDASLTALGLSLRTAAASTALCVLLGVPLALVLARADFPGQRLLRSFVLLPLVLPPVVGGIALLYTFGRQGLLGRSLEVAGIQVAFSTTAVVLAQAFVALPFLVVSLEGALRSAGSRYEAVAATLGARPTTVLRRVTLPLVLPGLASGAVLSFARSLGEFGATLTFAGSLQGVTRTLPLEIYLQRETDADAAVALSLLLVAVAVIVVGLSYRGPSPAGRPAASAAPSPAAAGRERP
- a CDS encoding SDR family oxidoreductase, with translation MQHNSAPAHGRTALVVGASGIAGSALVALLAETGWDVLALSRGGVARPGVRPVSADLTSPESLAAALAGENPTHVFFTAWSRQDTERENIDVNAALLRNLLNALQDSPVKHVALMTGLKHYLGPFEAYAAGEMPDTPFHEEEPRLPVPNFYYAQEDELWAAAARQGFSWSVHRAHTVIGHAVGNAMNMGLTLAVQASICKELNRPFIFPGSETQWNSLTDMTASGLLAEHMVWAATAESAGDQAYNIVNGDVFRWRWMWPRLAAYFGVEGVGFEKEPRPLEEQMRGMEGVWADMASGHGLVELDLARVSSWWHTDGDLGRNIEVLADMSRSRLAGFTGYRRTLDSFTGLFDRLRADRLIP
- a CDS encoding carboxymuconolactone decarboxylase family protein, which gives rise to MSETSTPEHGRRSVFLDKEHPAAWRALNGLGLKVKESATEAGLDETLIELLNVRISQINGCAFCLDLHVGDAVKNGESAQRLAVLPAWRDTDLFTEKERAALTLAEAITNIADAAAREHEGRLARKHLSDDEFSAISWLAITMNAFNRVSIVSQHPVRNKASKAKDQSTQPG
- a CDS encoding molybdopterin-binding protein, with translation MTRIRVSEAARFLGVSDDTVRRWTENGSLTPLKDESGRLAVDGLELATLAREQAKLPDDPARAGSSARNRFVGLVTAITADTVMAQVELQCGPFRVVSLMSSEAVRELGLELGSVATAVVKATTVIIESPHGRALI
- the modA gene encoding molybdate ABC transporter substrate-binding protein translates to MRRHGKAAALLLAVALAAGAAGCAAPDGGSGAGKTLTVFAAASLKAPFTALAREFEASHPGTRVALSFAGSADLATQLSQGAPADVFASADRKNMAKVADAALVEGAPSDFASNVLTIAVPPANPANIGSFADLARPGTRLVVCAAQVPCGAAAATIAGRAGVALKPVSEESAVTDVLGKVTSGEADAGLVYVTDVKAAGDKVKGIAFPESAYAVNKYPIAGVSASRNKELAAAFVALVTGSEGQKILADAGFGRP